One window from the genome of Haladaptatus paucihalophilus DX253 encodes:
- a CDS encoding ABC transporter permease — MSTNQPITEAEIDTESRLRGTVRELRHSPTAIAGAIMVGVLVVLAVFSTIDLVVFNKQLITAIHADPHQMNTMNRYSPPSLSHPMGTDQFGRDVLSRVIYGSRIALAIGVISVGISFLGGVACGATAAYFGGRIDDLIMRSLEVLYSIPGLILAMTLMAIMGPSVYNLFLAYGVIGIPAYARVMRSEVLSLREAEYVEAARAAGLPTRTILFREIVPNGLTAVIVQATLSMGGVIIGAAALSFLGFGVQPPTASWGRMLNDAQQAMIIAPWAAVFPGMMIFLTVMGFNMLGDGLRDAMDPRTTLWKPDWDELGDDFLPTDDRQREEPDAVTDSAATDGGTAVDRRPDEDGGNR; from the coding sequence ATGAGTACGAATCAACCAATTACGGAAGCCGAAATAGACACGGAGAGTCGCCTACGAGGGACGGTTCGAGAGTTACGGCACAGTCCGACGGCTATCGCCGGTGCGATAATGGTCGGCGTTCTCGTCGTGCTGGCCGTCTTCTCGACCATCGACCTCGTGGTGTTCAATAAGCAACTCATCACCGCCATCCACGCGGACCCTCATCAGATGAACACGATGAACCGTTACTCGCCACCGTCGCTTTCCCACCCGATGGGGACCGACCAGTTCGGGCGTGACGTGCTGTCGCGTGTTATCTACGGGAGCAGAATCGCGCTCGCCATCGGCGTCATCTCCGTCGGAATCAGCTTCCTCGGCGGCGTCGCCTGCGGTGCGACGGCGGCCTACTTCGGCGGCAGAATCGACGACCTCATCATGCGATCGCTGGAGGTGTTGTACTCGATTCCCGGTCTCATCCTCGCCATGACGCTCATGGCCATCATGGGACCGAGCGTGTACAACCTCTTTCTCGCCTACGGGGTCATCGGCATTCCGGCGTACGCCCGCGTGATGCGTTCGGAAGTCCTCTCACTTCGGGAGGCGGAGTACGTCGAAGCGGCGCGCGCCGCCGGACTTCCGACCCGGACCATCCTCTTCCGAGAAATCGTTCCGAACGGGCTGACCGCGGTTATCGTTCAGGCAACGCTCTCGATGGGCGGCGTCATCATCGGCGCGGCGGCGCTGTCGTTCCTCGGATTCGGCGTCCAGCCGCCCACGGCCTCGTGGGGACGGATGCTGAACGATGCACAGCAGGCCATGATAATCGCGCCGTGGGCCGCCGTGTTCCCCGGCATGATGATATTCCTCACCGTGATGGGATTCAACATGCTCGGCGACGGCCTCCGCGACGCGATGGACCCGCGGACCACGCTGTGGAAGCCCGACTGGGACGAACTCGGCGACGACTTCCTGCCCACCGACGACCGACAGAGAGAGGAACCCGACGCGGTGACGGACAGCGCGGCGACGGACGGCGGAACGGCCGTCGATAGACGACCCGACGAAGACGGAGGAAACCGATGA
- a CDS encoding ABC transporter ATP-binding protein, whose amino-acid sequence MSLLEVENLRTYFYTESGIVQAVDGVSFEVDRGETLGLVGESGAGKSVTVKSLLGLVNSPGKVVDGSVRFDGRDLTECSERELRREVRGSEISFVFQDPMTALNPVFTVGNQIAEIVEYHTDATESEAYDRAIELLDDVGIPDPEQRVDQYPHEFSGGMRQRVLIAMALSCNPKLIIADEPTTALDVTIQAQILDLFDEIQAKYDTAIVYVTHDLGVVREVCNRVAVMYLGKVVEHAPYEELYRNPKHPYTQSLLRSVVRPDERVDNLNPIEGTMPSAIDPPSGCRFRTRCPVAVDDCARIEPPRLDVGPDHDSACILYEEGYGTDEPRLHQRGKP is encoded by the coding sequence ATGAGCCTACTCGAAGTCGAGAACCTGCGGACGTACTTCTACACCGAGAGCGGTATCGTGCAGGCAGTTGACGGCGTGAGCTTCGAGGTCGACAGGGGTGAGACGCTCGGACTGGTCGGCGAGAGCGGGGCCGGAAAGAGCGTCACGGTGAAGAGCCTCCTCGGCCTCGTCAACTCGCCCGGAAAAGTGGTCGATGGCTCCGTCCGGTTCGACGGACGCGACTTGACCGAGTGCTCCGAGCGGGAACTCCGGCGGGAGGTCCGCGGGAGCGAAATCTCGTTCGTCTTTCAGGACCCGATGACGGCGCTGAACCCCGTCTTCACCGTCGGGAACCAAATCGCCGAAATCGTCGAGTATCACACCGACGCTACGGAATCGGAAGCCTACGACCGGGCCATCGAACTGCTGGACGACGTGGGAATCCCGGACCCCGAACAGCGAGTGGACCAGTACCCGCACGAGTTTTCGGGGGGGATGCGCCAACGCGTCCTCATCGCCATGGCGCTGTCGTGCAACCCGAAGCTCATCATCGCGGACGAGCCGACGACGGCGCTCGACGTGACGATTCAGGCCCAAATCCTCGACCTGTTCGACGAGATTCAGGCGAAGTACGACACCGCTATCGTCTACGTCACCCACGACCTCGGCGTCGTCCGCGAGGTGTGCAACCGCGTGGCCGTGATGTACCTCGGCAAGGTGGTCGAACACGCGCCCTACGAGGAGTTGTACCGCAATCCGAAACATCCGTACACGCAGTCGCTCTTGCGCTCGGTCGTTCGACCGGACGAACGAGTGGATAATCTCAATCCCATCGAGGGGACGATGCCGAGCGCCATCGACCCGCCGTCCGGGTGTCGATTCCGTACGCGCTGTCCCGTCGCGGTCGACGACTGTGCGCGAATCGAACCGCCGCGACTCGACGTGGGGCCGGACCACGATTCGGCCTGCATCCTCTACGAGGAGGGGTACGGAACCGACGAACCGCGACTGCACCAGCGAGGAAAACCATGA
- a CDS encoding serine hydrolase: MRPDTPAIDTRDELAATIAAYDETIDGDLGVFLGFPSGPDEFDVVCSHDETRVFQSASTVKLPVFYALYERYDADDRLDELDRPCPLSPENRVGGSGLLHLLNATPTVEDLARAMISVSDNAATNQLIDHLGMSAVNDAAARLGMDRTRLARKMMTTLEDTDFGEFDVHVPADEPTNATTPLDCARFFADLACETTLSAAAYERMRVPLAAQKDTSMVPRYLPYETDVAHKTGRLPTAALDTGFLSVPDRDRPLVFSVFIDGVGGTETDGARATSDTGADAADAIAEIGDAVFAWLR, translated from the coding sequence ATGCGTCCTGACACCCCCGCTATCGACACGCGCGACGAACTGGCGGCCACCATCGCGGCGTACGACGAGACCATCGACGGCGACCTCGGCGTCTTTCTCGGCTTCCCGTCCGGCCCGGACGAGTTCGACGTAGTGTGTTCTCACGACGAGACGCGCGTCTTCCAGAGCGCGAGCACCGTCAAACTCCCCGTCTTCTACGCCCTCTACGAGCGGTACGACGCCGACGACCGACTCGACGAACTCGACCGGCCCTGCCCCCTCTCGCCCGAAAACCGCGTCGGTGGGAGCGGGTTGTTGCACCTCCTCAACGCCACGCCGACGGTCGAGGACCTCGCGCGTGCGATGATTTCGGTGAGCGACAACGCCGCGACGAACCAACTCATCGACCACCTCGGGATGTCGGCGGTGAACGACGCCGCGGCCCGTCTCGGCATGGACCGAACCCGCCTCGCGCGAAAGATGATGACGACGCTCGAAGACACCGACTTCGGGGAGTTCGACGTGCACGTTCCCGCGGACGAACCGACGAACGCGACTACGCCGCTCGACTGTGCGCGGTTCTTCGCGGACCTCGCGTGCGAGACGACGCTTTCCGCGGCCGCCTACGAGCGAATGCGCGTCCCGCTCGCCGCCCAGAAGGACACGTCGATGGTCCCGCGCTATCTCCCCTACGAAACCGACGTCGCGCACAAAACCGGACGGCTTCCGACCGCCGCACTCGATACCGGCTTCCTGTCGGTTCCGGACCGCGACCGACCGCTCGTTTTTTCGGTCTTCATCGACGGGGTTGGTGGGACGGAGACGGACGGCGCGCGAGCGACGTCCGACACGGGTGCCGACGCGGCGGACGCCATCGCCGAAATCGGGGACGCCGTGTTCGCGTGGCTCAGATAA
- a CDS encoding desampylase codes for MLALSREAYDTLVSRARRGRPAEICGILAGTRGDPANVEEVFHAENVAADARTHYEIDPEEQLAVMERIEADGREVVGFYHSHPLGPDEPSATDAADATWDGYSYVIVSLNGSHPFVGSWRWTGEGFEPEVVRLT; via the coding sequence ATGCTCGCCCTCTCGCGCGAAGCGTACGATACGCTCGTCAGTCGCGCGCGTCGCGGCCGTCCCGCGGAGATTTGCGGAATCCTCGCGGGCACCCGCGGCGACCCCGCGAACGTCGAAGAGGTGTTTCACGCAGAGAACGTCGCGGCGGACGCGCGAACGCACTACGAAATCGACCCGGAAGAGCAACTCGCGGTCATGGAACGAATCGAAGCGGACGGCCGGGAGGTCGTCGGATTCTATCACTCCCACCCGCTCGGCCCGGACGAACCGAGCGCGACCGACGCGGCGGACGCGACGTGGGACGGCTACTCCTACGTCATCGTCTCGCTGAACGGCTCGCACCCGTTCGTCGGGTCGTGGCGCTGGACCGGCGAGGGATTCGAACCGGAAGTGGTGCGGCTGACGTAG
- a CDS encoding NlpC/P60 family protein yields the protein MDETEPVEAADRMDPTHRAKLALQCCETRHAPDSRVAVFDVTPAGRESNGDELVLRGSVSTSRHEREACEAVERATGRTTTSDLTVLESLRTEKTVARSVVPVRGDADDEGEQVTQVLYGARVAVFDRDGDWARVFTPDGYLGWVDVDALAEMEVEDANAVVARDTTTTEGETVYAGTPCKVEDDTETTAVFRTGERVASADGAIQRPPENPTGDDIVEIAREYLGTEYDWGGMTSDGIDCSGLVWISYRINGLVLPRDADQQRAMGESVERDDLRPGDLLFFPGHVAISLGGDEYVHAYGGAEAVVINSLDPESDSYIPDLDEKFELARRLI from the coding sequence ATGGACGAAACGGAACCCGTCGAGGCGGCCGACCGAATGGACCCGACCCACCGCGCGAAACTGGCGCTACAGTGCTGCGAGACGAGACACGCGCCCGACTCGCGGGTCGCGGTTTTCGACGTAACTCCCGCCGGACGAGAATCGAACGGGGACGAACTCGTACTCCGTGGATCGGTTTCAACCTCCCGACACGAACGCGAAGCGTGCGAGGCGGTCGAGCGCGCGACCGGACGAACGACGACGAGCGACCTCACCGTCCTCGAATCGCTCCGAACGGAGAAGACCGTCGCGCGGTCCGTCGTCCCCGTTCGCGGGGACGCGGACGACGAGGGCGAACAGGTGACGCAAGTCCTGTACGGCGCGCGAGTCGCCGTCTTCGACCGCGACGGCGACTGGGCGCGGGTGTTCACGCCCGACGGGTATCTCGGGTGGGTCGATGTGGACGCGCTCGCCGAGATGGAAGTCGAAGACGCGAACGCGGTCGTCGCCCGCGATACCACGACGACGGAGGGCGAGACGGTGTACGCCGGAACCCCCTGCAAAGTCGAGGACGATACCGAAACGACGGCCGTCTTCCGAACCGGCGAACGGGTGGCTTCGGCGGATGGGGCGATTCAGCGACCGCCGGAGAATCCCACTGGGGACGATATCGTCGAAATCGCACGAGAGTATCTCGGAACGGAGTACGACTGGGGCGGCATGACGAGCGACGGAATCGACTGCTCCGGGCTGGTGTGGATTTCCTATCGGATCAACGGACTCGTCCTTCCCCGCGACGCGGACCAACAGCGGGCCATGGGTGAGTCGGTCGAGCGCGACGACCTCCGCCCCGGCGACCTGCTCTTTTTCCCCGGTCACGTCGCCATCAGCCTCGGCGGCGACGAATACGTCCACGCCTACGGCGGCGCGGAAGCCGTCGTCATCAACAGTCTCGACCCGGAAAGCGATTCGTACATCCCCGACTTGGACGAGAAGTTCGAACTCGCGCGACGGCTTATCTGA
- the lysA gene encoding diaminopimelate decarboxylase, which translates to MELTERTERLRRHADDLVSAYGSPLYAFFEDDLRANYGTLRDALDEQYPNSEVHFAVKANYNLGVLSVLRDAGCKAEAYARCELTATRRAGFDPEDVLLTGMNRAPEDIERALDWGVSHLLVDNATELEKILVAAEATETVPDMLIRGNPAMEVPTHPEVATATRESKFGLDIESGRAMAVARQAVESEFVSLAGVQLHVGSQIRGVEPYGVAGREMLGFAADVRDELGVEIDVLDLGGGFPVPYDEDVPDTETIVAHMAETIRETCAQYDLDEPRLFVEPGRRLVGNAGTFLGTVGVVKETPYADFAVLDGGTNAVSSYWPYPVYAVKDREPTRTYHVAGPLCYSGDVLSEDVPLPELGPGDLVAVDRIGAYSLGSASHTNAEPKPPVVLVRSDGGYDLLRKRESCDDVLGNDSIPEGLGDERQ; encoded by the coding sequence ATGGAACTCACGGAACGAACGGAGCGGTTGCGGAGGCACGCCGACGACCTCGTGTCGGCGTACGGGTCGCCGCTGTACGCCTTTTTCGAGGACGACCTCCGCGCGAACTACGGGACGCTCCGGGACGCGTTGGACGAGCAGTATCCGAACTCCGAGGTCCACTTCGCGGTGAAGGCGAACTACAACCTCGGCGTCCTGTCGGTGCTTCGGGACGCCGGTTGTAAGGCGGAAGCCTACGCGCGCTGTGAACTGACGGCCACCCGACGGGCCGGATTCGACCCCGAGGACGTGCTCCTCACCGGGATGAACCGAGCGCCCGAGGACATCGAACGGGCGCTCGACTGGGGCGTCTCCCACCTCCTCGTGGACAACGCGACGGAGTTGGAGAAGATACTCGTGGCCGCCGAGGCGACCGAAACCGTGCCGGACATGCTGATTCGCGGCAATCCCGCGATGGAGGTCCCGACCCACCCCGAAGTGGCGACGGCGACCCGCGAGAGCAAGTTCGGGCTCGACATCGAGAGCGGGCGGGCGATGGCGGTCGCGCGGCAGGCCGTCGAATCGGAGTTCGTCTCGCTCGCGGGCGTGCAGTTGCACGTCGGCAGCCAGATTCGCGGCGTCGAACCCTACGGAGTCGCGGGCCGCGAGATGCTCGGCTTCGCGGCGGACGTGCGGGACGAACTCGGCGTCGAAATCGACGTGCTCGACCTCGGCGGCGGATTCCCCGTTCCCTACGACGAGGACGTGCCGGACACCGAAACCATCGTGGCGCACATGGCCGAGACGATTCGGGAAACGTGTGCACAATACGACCTCGACGAGCCGCGGCTGTTCGTCGAACCGGGCCGACGCCTCGTCGGCAACGCCGGAACCTTCCTCGGGACGGTCGGCGTCGTCAAGGAGACGCCCTACGCCGACTTCGCAGTCCTCGATGGGGGAACGAACGCGGTGTCGTCGTACTGGCCGTATCCCGTCTACGCGGTGAAGGACCGCGAACCGACGCGGACGTACCACGTCGCCGGGCCGCTCTGTTACTCCGGCGACGTGCTGAGCGAGGACGTCCCGCTGCCCGAACTCGGCCCCGGCGACCTCGTGGCGGTGGACAGAATCGGCGCGTACTCGCTCGGCAGCGCGAGTCACACCAACGCCGAGCCGAAACCGCCGGTCGTGTTGGTCCGAAGCGACGGCGGATACGACCTGCTCAGGAAACGCGAATCGTGTGACGACGTGCTCGGAAACGACTCGATCCCCGAAGGACTGGGCGACGAACGGCAGTGA
- a CDS encoding ABC transporter substrate-binding protein has translation MTDKYEYSLNRRRFLTVSALGGATALAGCGGKSTTGDNPGGAGTDNSGNTDTGGNGDGGAKGGTFVNTAPEDATTLDPRMNELAWANGMLNYIFDPLLAVKPDGSEVVPHLAKEKPKKQDETTYTVPIRQGVTFHDGSKLTADDVEYSFSWVLNPDNKSTNQENLAFIDNVKKSGDYEVTFNLKHPYALFELTLAGMNAAIIPKKAAESKGQKKFAQEPVGSGPFKLKDWQSGSDLTLERFDDYFLEAPNLKQLKYRIIPKASVQFVELATGNVHQAGVPKDLLKKAQGQSNIQMKRISQFDYNGLIFNAKHEPFGNRKVRKAMQYLVDYDEMLKVTKGELGKRVYGFMPKEVNEAWDFPWKEWKEKYYPAKDHDKAKQLLNEAGYGDGFSVNMSTHSSGKFKNMAIMLQNEMDKVGINAKVQEVSIGEWLDQLDTGEYDVTFYGWSGGQDPDGFYYYLFRDPRNDDSPVPDDYVGNASAGMLYEAHPDSKKLQKADEKIRKARELQSRDERRQLYIDAAETFMSEYPHIPVYSEQSATAWSKKVNDYEPTAFVSQPLCNEWSNSSLSN, from the coding sequence ATGACAGACAAATACGAATACTCGTTGAATCGACGGCGGTTTTTGACGGTGAGCGCACTCGGCGGTGCGACCGCGCTCGCCGGCTGTGGCGGTAAAAGCACGACCGGTGATAATCCCGGCGGAGCCGGAACGGACAACTCTGGCAACACGGACACCGGTGGAAACGGCGACGGCGGCGCAAAGGGTGGAACGTTCGTCAACACCGCGCCCGAGGACGCGACAACCCTCGACCCACGTATGAACGAACTCGCGTGGGCCAACGGGATGTTGAATTACATCTTCGACCCCCTCTTGGCCGTCAAACCCGACGGGAGCGAGGTGGTCCCCCACCTCGCCAAGGAGAAGCCGAAAAAGCAGGACGAGACGACCTACACCGTTCCGATTCGGCAGGGCGTAACGTTCCACGACGGAAGCAAGCTCACTGCCGACGACGTTGAGTACTCGTTCAGCTGGGTGCTCAACCCGGACAACAAATCCACGAATCAGGAGAACCTCGCGTTCATCGATAACGTCAAGAAGTCGGGCGATTACGAGGTGACGTTCAACCTCAAGCACCCCTACGCGCTGTTCGAGTTGACGCTGGCGGGCATGAACGCCGCCATCATCCCGAAGAAGGCCGCGGAAAGCAAGGGCCAAAAGAAGTTCGCCCAGGAACCAGTCGGAAGCGGGCCGTTCAAACTCAAGGATTGGCAGTCCGGCTCCGACCTCACGCTCGAACGCTTCGACGACTACTTCCTCGAAGCGCCGAACCTGAAGCAGCTCAAATACCGCATCATCCCCAAGGCGTCGGTGCAGTTCGTCGAGTTGGCGACGGGCAACGTCCACCAGGCGGGAGTCCCGAAGGACCTCCTCAAGAAAGCACAGGGCCAGAGCAACATCCAGATGAAGCGCATCTCGCAGTTCGACTACAACGGCCTCATCTTCAACGCGAAACACGAGCCGTTCGGCAACCGAAAGGTGCGCAAGGCCATGCAGTACCTCGTCGATTACGACGAGATGCTAAAGGTGACGAAGGGCGAGCTGGGCAAGCGCGTCTACGGCTTCATGCCGAAAGAAGTCAACGAGGCATGGGACTTCCCGTGGAAGGAATGGAAGGAGAAGTACTACCCGGCAAAGGACCACGACAAGGCGAAACAGCTCCTGAACGAGGCGGGCTACGGCGACGGCTTCAGCGTGAACATGTCCACCCACTCCTCTGGGAAGTTCAAGAACATGGCCATCATGCTCCAGAACGAGATGGACAAGGTGGGCATCAACGCCAAGGTGCAGGAGGTGTCTATCGGCGAGTGGCTCGACCAACTCGACACGGGCGAGTACGACGTCACCTTCTACGGTTGGTCGGGCGGGCAGGACCCGGACGGGTTCTACTACTACCTGTTCCGCGACCCGCGCAACGATGACAGCCCGGTGCCGGACGACTACGTGGGCAACGCGTCCGCCGGGATGCTCTACGAGGCGCACCCCGACAGCAAGAAGCTCCAGAAAGCCGACGAGAAGATCCGCAAAGCGCGAGAACTCCAGAGCCGCGACGAGCGCCGACAGCTGTACATCGACGCCGCGGAGACGTTCATGTCCGAGTACCCGCACATTCCGGTCTACTCGGAGCAGTCCGCCACCGCGTGGAGCAAGAAGGTGAACGACTACGAGCCGACCGCATTCGTCTCACAGCCGCTGTGTAACGAGTGGTCGAACTCGTCGCTGAGCAACTAA
- a CDS encoding ABC transporter permease produces MSMYRYTARRLLQMIPVLLGVFTLTFVMMHSLPGNPVRIYLGLNPSKELADQLIHQYGFDRPLWQQYLDYLGRILHGNLGESFMRKRPVADLMMERIAPTLTLMGLSYAIALPISILLGVYAASRHNQLGDHVSRFLGLVGLSTPNFWLGLMLIFLLALEFQWLPASGYVPFAQAPVESTKRLIMPVITLATAQTATLMRMTRSSMVEELSQDYVQTARAYGLPERRILLKHAFRNALLPLVTIIGLQLSFLLDGSVIAEKIFAIPGIGRLFFTGMTHQDYGVIMGLTLIFAFLFLMGVLLTDLAYAYIDPRIRYD; encoded by the coding sequence ATGAGTATGTATCGATACACCGCCCGGCGGCTCCTTCAAATGATACCGGTCCTGCTGGGGGTTTTCACGCTGACGTTCGTCATGATGCACTCCCTTCCGGGCAATCCGGTTCGAATCTACCTCGGCCTGAACCCGAGCAAGGAGCTCGCGGACCAACTCATTCACCAGTATGGCTTCGACCGACCGCTGTGGCAACAGTACCTCGACTACCTCGGGCGAATCCTGCACGGCAACCTCGGCGAGTCGTTCATGCGAAAACGACCCGTCGCCGACCTGATGATGGAACGCATCGCCCCCACGCTGACGCTGATGGGCCTTTCCTACGCCATCGCGTTGCCGATTTCGATCCTGCTCGGCGTCTACGCCGCTTCGCGGCACAACCAGCTCGGCGACCACGTGTCGCGCTTCTTAGGACTGGTCGGACTCTCGACGCCGAACTTCTGGCTGGGACTGATGCTCATCTTCCTCCTCGCCTTGGAGTTCCAGTGGCTCCCGGCGTCCGGGTACGTCCCGTTCGCCCAAGCCCCGGTCGAGTCCACGAAACGACTGATAATGCCGGTCATCACGCTCGCGACCGCACAGACCGCGACGCTGATGCGGATGACGCGTTCGAGCATGGTCGAGGAGTTATCGCAGGATTACGTCCAAACGGCGCGCGCCTACGGACTTCCCGAGCGGCGCATCCTGCTCAAACACGCCTTCAGGAACGCGCTGTTGCCGCTCGTCACCATCATCGGACTGCAGTTGTCGTTCCTGCTGGACGGCAGCGTCATCGCCGAGAAAATCTTCGCCATTCCGGGCATTGGCCGGTTGTTCTTCACCGGCATGACGCACCAGGATTACGGCGTCATCATGGGTCTCACCCTGATATTCGCGTTCCTGTTCCTGATGGGCGTCCTGTTGACGGACCTGGCCTACGCCTACATCGATCCGCGAATCAGATACGACTGA
- a CDS encoding ABC transporter ATP-binding protein, translating to MSQQVRQPPRGKDEPLLRVENLTKHFPVNTGFISSLRWNSDGGFPLTLDDQRVRAVDGVSFDLQPGETLGVVGESGCGKSTLARTLLGLTEPTGGAVEFRGTRTTTFDSDAKRTFRRNAQMVFQDPQSSLNPRRKVGNIIADPLEAAGWDEDRRRERVVELLGQVGLKEEHYGRYPHEFSGGQRQRINLARALSINPDLVVADEPVSGLDMSVQAQILSLMQDIQDEYDLTYLFITHDLSVVRNVADRVAVMYLGDFVETGPVERIFTEPHHPYTRALLDAVPNPDPDTRAVEPKLVGDVPSPSDPPSGCKFHTRCPDIIVPHPFTRETYREYMNLKEDVRAASLKTDAEPAAVRSEYFTETLPTAVDETVEQAVSAAASGDWNGAREALDTYQSPCETDVPELESVADGQQSACHLDVDDRAAFSW from the coding sequence ATGAGTCAACAGGTACGACAGCCACCGAGAGGGAAGGACGAACCGCTCCTCAGGGTCGAGAACCTGACGAAACACTTTCCGGTGAACACCGGGTTCATCAGTTCGCTTCGGTGGAACTCCGACGGCGGCTTTCCGCTGACGCTGGACGACCAGCGCGTCAGGGCGGTCGACGGCGTGAGCTTCGACCTGCAACCCGGCGAGACGCTCGGCGTCGTCGGCGAGTCGGGGTGTGGGAAATCGACGCTCGCACGAACCCTTCTCGGGTTGACGGAACCGACCGGCGGTGCCGTCGAGTTCCGCGGAACTCGGACGACAACGTTCGATTCGGACGCGAAACGGACGTTCCGCCGGAACGCCCAGATGGTGTTTCAGGACCCGCAGTCGAGTCTCAACCCGCGACGGAAGGTCGGGAACATCATCGCGGACCCGCTGGAAGCGGCCGGATGGGACGAGGACCGACGGCGGGAGCGGGTCGTCGAACTGCTCGGACAGGTCGGGTTGAAGGAGGAACACTACGGCCGCTACCCCCACGAGTTCTCGGGAGGGCAGCGCCAGCGCATCAACCTCGCGCGGGCGCTCTCCATCAACCCGGACCTCGTGGTCGCCGACGAACCCGTGAGCGGCCTCGACATGAGCGTGCAGGCCCAAATCCTCTCGCTCATGCAGGACATTCAGGACGAGTACGACCTGACCTACCTGTTCATCACGCACGACCTGAGCGTCGTCCGGAACGTCGCCGACCGCGTGGCCGTGATGTACCTCGGCGACTTCGTGGAGACGGGACCTGTCGAGCGCATCTTCACGGAGCCACATCACCCCTACACCCGCGCGCTGCTCGATGCGGTCCCGAACCCCGACCCGGACACGCGCGCCGTCGAACCGAAACTCGTCGGCGACGTGCCGAGTCCCAGCGACCCGCCGTCCGGGTGTAAGTTCCACACGCGCTGTCCGGACATCATCGTCCCCCATCCGTTCACGCGCGAGACCTACCGCGAGTACATGAACCTCAAGGAGGACGTTCGAGCGGCGTCCCTCAAAACGGACGCCGAACCCGCCGCCGTTCGGTCGGAATACTTCACGGAAACGCTCCCGACGGCGGTCGACGAGACGGTCGAGCAGGCCGTCTCGGCTGCGGCGAGCGGGGACTGGAACGGCGCACGGGAGGCGCTCGATACGTACCAGTCGCCGTGTGAAACCGACGTGCCGGAACTGGAATCGGTCGCCGACGGACAGCAATCGGCCTGTCACCTCGACGTCGACGACCGGGCCGCGTTCTCGTGGTGA